Genomic window (Theileria annulata chromosome 4, complete sequence, *** SEQUENCING IN PROGRESS ***):
TTTGGAAACATTTCAAGCAAGTAACTTAGTTCGCATATTCCTCCATTTTCATTCCTTGTGTTTATGCAAATTTCAAGCATTAAGGTACAAATTTCAGGCAGGAAAGAGTTGACTGTTCCTAAAACCCTAGAAAAGTTAGGCCTTATTCTTGGACTTAATTCCAGCACAtcaattgataaaatatcGCACATTTCTAGAAATTTTACTCTAAAATCAGGGTCtgaatttattttgtaatGGTGGCGCTTTACAAAATTCTCGAAATTTGCCCTGAAGTCGTTCAAAATAGCCAAGTACCGCTCACGATTTTCTGATGATACTTGACTAGATAGCAACCTTAACTGTTCATctcttttatttttatcgACTATATCTGAAAAGTCCATTCCtttcttcattttataaaatttacagTTATTTTTGATTTATCATACAAACTCTGAAATATTACTGCCGAGCAAATCTATACTTAAGTAATTGTTTTGTTTTATGCAAATCAGCGTTGAGTTTTGTTTGTTGTTTCTCTACAAGGGAATCAATGTTAAAGTTATTTAACTGTGATCTAAATGTGCAGGGAACAGGTAGGTTTGACAATGCCCTTTTAAAGGCTGTGAAGATGGGCAAATTCCCTGGAACAAAAGGACTAAGTTGTGGAAGTCTTATTATGGGAAATCCTACATAATTCATTGTACAATACTATAAGCAttgatatatatacaaaaacTGAATAgttgatattattaatgtgtatGTATACCTGCAGGAACTCTTGCTACGTGATGGTGTATTTTGCCTTTTCCTTGTCCCATTTTGACGCCATCTGGCTTCTTTGTAACAGGGTATGTTGCATGAACATCTACAAATCTTTCAGTTTTCTTCTTTAAAACTCTCTTAAGGGACATGCGAACCTTTTCCAAAACATCGGCCTTGATCCTTCTAGGGGTTAGAGTGATTAATGACTTTCCAAGATTTATTTGGGGCTTAGTTAAAGGAATAATTCTACCCTTTGGGGCCTTGTAATTAACGGGTAGGGGCGGTTTATAAAAAATCGGAGGCATGATTGCGGTCACACATAATGTGTTGATctcattttataaaaaatggtttaaaaatgtgtagattgattttaaaaatataatacaaataatttgttaaattaatctgaaattttaattaaatcatggaaataaaattcaataaaatataatgtgggtattaaaatacaatttcTCAAACCCAGATAATGTTAGTATATGtagttaaaatatgttaagTAAGTTCTAAATCGGTGTTAAACAAATCGAGCATTAGTACATAATCAACGGCGACGGGAATCGAACCCGCAATCTTCGGTTCCGTAGACCGACGCCTTATCCATTGGGCCACGCCGTCATTTAGAAGGgtcaaaattttaaatcatatttGTTTAGGAATAacaatactaataattcCGTCAGTGATAATAAAACCCAAATACTagataaataatgataaaagtaattagaattgtataaatatagaGAATTGTAAATGGtaatctaataattaaattcaatgaaaaataaacaaattttaaggCGAATAAAATCTGGAagtatttgtaaatttactAGACTAAACTAAATCAAATCAAATATTGGGTGGTGAACAGAGGCGATGTGGCCTAATGGATAAGGCGTCGGTCTTCGGAACCGAAGATTGCGGGTTCGAGTCCCGTCGTCGCTGTATATAACGAGTgtgaatatttattttatttgaactatttgttaaattattttaaaaaaggAATGACCTGGAAGGCTAATATCCAATAATcgtaaaaataattttgcaattagtaataatacCATACACATTAGAGCAAAATAAAGTTGTTTAttgatgaaaaattatatagaaTGAATAGAGGAATCATATAACTTTATTTTGGATTTTTTAGCctattaaaaattaggGTCAAAAAAAGTAGTTAAGTCTAGGTAACGACCTATTAAGGAAATAAGGGACTTAATATTAGTACATTAACAAATAGAATCTCgttatatttttagttaaataggaataattttaagtgATGGGGTTTTGCAAGTGTgtgtttatttttatttaaataaactttCTTCATAAGATTCTCATTTTACTTGATtctaattttctttatGTTCTTTGTAAACCATGTTGTTTTTAGTTTATACTTACGATTTATGCCCAATCACATCCATATGATTTCACCATccatataattattatttatacctaattttaatataccagatttctaaaattatttctcattttttattaatttttaaccaacattgttattttgtaatatacTTATTTTGATAGGGCTCTATTGTTTTGGATATTCTTATAATTACTATCTTTCTTgattatttgtttaattttttcattttacTATCAATTGCACACCTTCAATactttttatattttaatgattccttaaaatttttgttatttgGTGTATCTCTGAggttataattatttaaccAAAGTGATAggaatttgataaaaatatactGTAAAGTCTAAGGTAATGtgataaaatatgaaaacTGAATCGCCAAAAAAGTCAGAAAGTAAGGAACACGATCCAAAGCGAAACCTGAGAAGGTTCTCTCTAAGTAATTACAACAATTTTACAGTGCGTACAATtctaacaatt
Coding sequences:
- a CDS encoding 50s ribosomal protein l16, putative yields the protein MPPIFYKPPLPVNYKAPKGRIIPLTKPQINLGKSLITLTPRRIKADVLEKVRMSLKRVLKKKTERFVDVHATYPVTKKPDGVKMGQGKGKIHHHVARVPAGFPIIRLPQLSPFVPGNLPIFTAFKRALSNLPVPCTFRSQLNNFNIDSLVEKQQTKLNADLHKTKQLLKYRFARQ
- a CDS encoding eap30 subunit of ell complex, putative; this translates as MKKGMDFSDIVDKNKRDEQLRLLSSQVSSENRERYLAILNDFRANFENFVKRHHYKINSDPDFRVKFLEMCDILSIDVLELSPRIRPNFSRVLGTVNSFLPEICTLMLEICINTRNENGGICELSYLLEMFPKSYKLTQNDLIKASKEFRVFGDSIKVVQVNDKYFVVTNPDLSNVHCECLKVATELKRGISCLDLSTHLGWTVERSKIVLNQLTASQITWIDINTNSGIVNITLQIIVTENSLENPYYWFTSLINTF